The Drosophila biarmipes strain raj3 chromosome 2L, RU_DBia_V1.1, whole genome shotgun sequence genome has a window encoding:
- the LOC108032508 gene encoding ER degradation-enhancing alpha-mannosidase-like protein 3 isoform X1 yields the protein MSAASATSLSTGFLDPVRLMLTSMVALWILVACVLSTETTMPTQNMSHKERAELRDEARDMFYHAYNAYMANAYPADELMPLSCKGRYRGVTPSRGDMDDILGNFSMTLVDTLDTLVLLGDFTEFEHAVKLVIRDVQFDSDIIVSVFETNIRMVGGLLSAHILAEYLQKHADTMHWYKGELLELSRELGYRLLPAFNTSTGIPHARVNLRLGMKDPMLKKSRETCTACAGTILLEFAALSRLTGDPIFEVRAHAAMDALWKLRHRGSDLMGTVLNVHSGDWVRRDSGVGAGIDSYYEYLFKSYVLLGDDKYLARFNRHYNAVMKYVSEGPMLLDVLMHRPHAKSKNFMDSLLAFWPGLQVLSGDLKPAVQTHEMLYQVMQMHTFIPEAFTVDFQIHWGQHPLRPEFIESTYFLYRATGDHHYLQVGKRALKTLQQYAKVSCGYAAVNDVRTGKHEDRMDSFVLSETIKYLFLLFSDPQDLIINVDEFVFTTEAHLLPLSIAQLGNATFSFRQSDEHNVLDFMRTCPSSNKLFPEKVRKPLRNFISGSCPRTTAGKRLSALDFQASNADHLRAVYDMGITMVSIGDRSQGKVRLFHSFYNAKSHEEGEMGLQFMQEMLELTKMQSINQLAQLQAVAYATDEKAQDWIALMAGPSHFSPELIGDQFVEGEVLLAKPLRACDDKLENADEAKGKILVAERGDCTFVSKARLAQKVGAAALIVCDNVPGSSGETQPMFAMSGDGKDDVLIPVVFMYSVEYGKLSAVMQRRKQPLAVRVMQMVEFKRWQLAKAQRQNQTVAATQKPDKEL from the exons ATGTCCGCCGCCAGCGCCACCAGCTTATCCACGGGATTCTTGGATCCCGTCCGGCTGATGCTCACCTCCATGGTGGCCCTTTGGATCCTGGTGGCATGCGTCCTCAGCACGGAAACCACTATGCCCACGCAAAACATGTCGCACAAGGAGCGGGCGGAGCTCAG GGATGAGGCTCGCGATATGTTCTATCACGCATATAACGCCTACATGGCGAACGCCTATCCAGCCGACGAGCTTATGCCCCTCTCGTGCAAAGGACGTTACCGCGGAGTGACGCCCTCGCGTGGCGACATGGACGACATCCTCGGAAA CTTCTCCATGACTCTGGTGGACACTCTGGACACCCTGGTGCTGCTGGGAGATTTTACTGAGTTCGAACACGCGGTTAAGCTGGTTATCCGCGACGTTCAGTTCGACAGCGACATTATTGTGTCGGTGTTCGAGACCAACATTCGAATGGTCGGCGGCCTGCTGTCCGCCCACATCCTGGCGGAGTATCTGCAGAAGCATGCGGACACGATGCACTGGTACAAGGGCGAGCTGCTGGAGTTGTCCCGCGAGCTCGGCTACCGATTGCTTCCGGCGTTCAACACCTCCACAGGCATTCCGCATGCACGGGTTAATCTCCGTCTGGGCATGAAGGACCCCATGCTTAAGAAGTCCAGAGAGACGTGTACTGCGTGTGCAGGAACCATCCTGTTGGAATTCGCAGCTCTGTCGCGCCTCACCGGTGATCCCATCTTCGAGGTGCGAGCCCACGCAGCCATGGACGCGCTGTGGAAGCTCAGACACCGGGGCTCCGACCTCATGGGCACAGTGCTCAATGTCCATTCCGGCGACTGGGTGCGTCGGGACTCCGGAGTCGGCGCTGGCATCGACAGTTACTACGAGTACCTGTTTAAGTCGTACGTCCTACTGGGCGACGACAAGTACCTGGCTCGCTTCAACCGCCATTACAACGCCGTGATGAAGTACGTCAGCGAGGGGCCCATGCTCTTAGACGTACTAATGCACAGGCCACATGCAAAATCGAAGAACTTCATGGACTCGCTGCTGGCTTTCTGGCCGGGTCTGCAGGTCCTTTCCGGCGACCTTAAACCAGCCGTGCAGACGCACGAAATGCTCTATCAG GTTATGCAAATGCACACCTTCATTCCAGAAGCTTTTACCGTGGACTTCCAAATACATTGGGGACAGCATCCCCTGCGGCCTGAGTTCATTGAGTCCACATACTTCCTGTACCGCGCCACTGGCGATCATCACTATCTCCAAGTTGGCAAGCGGGCTCTGAAAACACTCCAGCAGTACGCCAAAGTCTCCTGCGGCTATGCGGCCGTCAATGATGTGCGAACTGGCAAGCACGAGGATCGCATGGACTCGTTTGTGCTCTCCGAGACAATCAAGTACCTCTTCCTCCTGTTTTCCGATCCCCAGGATCTGATCATCAACGTCGATGAGTTTGTCTTCACGACCGAAGCTCATCTGCTCCCGCTGTCTATTGCACAACTAGGGAATGCCACGTTCA GCTTTCGCCAGTCGGACGAACACAACGTACTCGACTTCATGCGCACCTGCCCCAGTTCAAATAAGCTTTTTCCTGAAAAAGTACGCAAACCACTGCGCAACTTCATATCGGGCTCGTGCCCGCGCACCACAGCAGGAAAGCGTCTCAGTGCTCTGGACTTTCAGGCAAGCAATGCAGATCATCTTCGAGCTGTTTACGACATGGGCATCACCATGGTTTCCATAGGCGACCGCAGCCAAGGCAAGGTGCGACTGTTTCATAGTTTCTATAAT GCCAAGAGCCACGAGGAGGGCGAAATGGGATTGCAATTTATGCAGGAGATGCTAGAGCTGACCAAGATGCAAAGCATAAATCAGCTGGCGCAACTGCAG GCCGTGGCTTACGCCACCGACGAGAAGGCTCAGGACTGGATAGCCCTGATGGCCGGGCCATCGCACTTCAGCCCGGAGTTGATTGGCGACCAGTTCGTCGAGGGAGAGGTGCTGCTGGCCAAGCCACTGCGGGCCTGCGATGACAAGCTGGAGAATGCCGACGAGGCAAAGGGAAAGATCTTGGTGGCGGAGCGCGGCGATTGCACGTTCGTGAGCAAGGCGCGACTGGCCCAGAAGGTGGGGGCTGCGGCGCTGATTGTCTGTGATAATGTACCCGGCTCTTCCGGCGAGACGCAGCCGATGTTCGCCATGTCCGGCGACGGCAAGGACGACGTCCTCATTCCGGTCGTCTTCATGTACAGCGTGGAGTATGGCAAGCTGTCGGCGGTGATGCAGCGGCGGAAGCAGCCGCTGGCTGTCCGCGTCATGCAGATGGTGGAGTTCAAACGCTGGCAGCTGGCCAAGGCGCAGCGGCAAAACCAAACCGTGGCGGCAACACAGAAGCCGGACAAGGAGTTGTAG
- the LOC108032508 gene encoding ER degradation-enhancing alpha-mannosidase-like protein 3 isoform X2, with translation MSAASATSLSTGFLDPVRLMLTSMVALWILVACVLSTETTMPTQNMSHKERAELRDEARDMFYHAYNAYMANAYPADELMPLSCKGRYRGVTPSRGDMDDILGNFSMTLVDTLDTLVLLGDFTEFEHAVKLVIRDVQFDSDIIVSVFETNIRMVGGLLSAHILAEYLQKHADTMHWYKGELLELSRELGYRLLPAFNTSTGIPHARVNLRLGMKDPMLKKSRETCTACAGTILLEFAALSRLTGDPIFEVRAHAAMDALWKLRHRGSDLMGTVLNVHSGDWVRRDSGVGAGIDSYYEYLFKSYVLLGDDKYLARFNRHYNAVMKYVSEGPMLLDVLMHRPHAKSKNFMDSLLAFWPGLQVLSGDLKPAVQTHEMLYQVMQMHTFIPEAFTVDFQIHWGQHPLRPEFIESTYFLYRATGDHHYLQVGKRALKTLQQYAKVSCGYAAVNDVRTGKHEDRMDSFVLSETIKYLFLLFSDPQDLIINVDEFVFTTEAHLLPLSIAQLGNATFSFRQSDEHNVLDFMRTCPSSNKLFPEKVRKPLRNFISGSCPRTTAGKRLSALDFQASNADHLRAVYDMGITMVSIGDRSQGKAKSHEEGEMGLQFMQEMLELTKMQSINQLAQLQAVAYATDEKAQDWIALMAGPSHFSPELIGDQFVEGEVLLAKPLRACDDKLENADEAKGKILVAERGDCTFVSKARLAQKVGAAALIVCDNVPGSSGETQPMFAMSGDGKDDVLIPVVFMYSVEYGKLSAVMQRRKQPLAVRVMQMVEFKRWQLAKAQRQNQTVAATQKPDKEL, from the exons ATGTCCGCCGCCAGCGCCACCAGCTTATCCACGGGATTCTTGGATCCCGTCCGGCTGATGCTCACCTCCATGGTGGCCCTTTGGATCCTGGTGGCATGCGTCCTCAGCACGGAAACCACTATGCCCACGCAAAACATGTCGCACAAGGAGCGGGCGGAGCTCAG GGATGAGGCTCGCGATATGTTCTATCACGCATATAACGCCTACATGGCGAACGCCTATCCAGCCGACGAGCTTATGCCCCTCTCGTGCAAAGGACGTTACCGCGGAGTGACGCCCTCGCGTGGCGACATGGACGACATCCTCGGAAA CTTCTCCATGACTCTGGTGGACACTCTGGACACCCTGGTGCTGCTGGGAGATTTTACTGAGTTCGAACACGCGGTTAAGCTGGTTATCCGCGACGTTCAGTTCGACAGCGACATTATTGTGTCGGTGTTCGAGACCAACATTCGAATGGTCGGCGGCCTGCTGTCCGCCCACATCCTGGCGGAGTATCTGCAGAAGCATGCGGACACGATGCACTGGTACAAGGGCGAGCTGCTGGAGTTGTCCCGCGAGCTCGGCTACCGATTGCTTCCGGCGTTCAACACCTCCACAGGCATTCCGCATGCACGGGTTAATCTCCGTCTGGGCATGAAGGACCCCATGCTTAAGAAGTCCAGAGAGACGTGTACTGCGTGTGCAGGAACCATCCTGTTGGAATTCGCAGCTCTGTCGCGCCTCACCGGTGATCCCATCTTCGAGGTGCGAGCCCACGCAGCCATGGACGCGCTGTGGAAGCTCAGACACCGGGGCTCCGACCTCATGGGCACAGTGCTCAATGTCCATTCCGGCGACTGGGTGCGTCGGGACTCCGGAGTCGGCGCTGGCATCGACAGTTACTACGAGTACCTGTTTAAGTCGTACGTCCTACTGGGCGACGACAAGTACCTGGCTCGCTTCAACCGCCATTACAACGCCGTGATGAAGTACGTCAGCGAGGGGCCCATGCTCTTAGACGTACTAATGCACAGGCCACATGCAAAATCGAAGAACTTCATGGACTCGCTGCTGGCTTTCTGGCCGGGTCTGCAGGTCCTTTCCGGCGACCTTAAACCAGCCGTGCAGACGCACGAAATGCTCTATCAG GTTATGCAAATGCACACCTTCATTCCAGAAGCTTTTACCGTGGACTTCCAAATACATTGGGGACAGCATCCCCTGCGGCCTGAGTTCATTGAGTCCACATACTTCCTGTACCGCGCCACTGGCGATCATCACTATCTCCAAGTTGGCAAGCGGGCTCTGAAAACACTCCAGCAGTACGCCAAAGTCTCCTGCGGCTATGCGGCCGTCAATGATGTGCGAACTGGCAAGCACGAGGATCGCATGGACTCGTTTGTGCTCTCCGAGACAATCAAGTACCTCTTCCTCCTGTTTTCCGATCCCCAGGATCTGATCATCAACGTCGATGAGTTTGTCTTCACGACCGAAGCTCATCTGCTCCCGCTGTCTATTGCACAACTAGGGAATGCCACGTTCA GCTTTCGCCAGTCGGACGAACACAACGTACTCGACTTCATGCGCACCTGCCCCAGTTCAAATAAGCTTTTTCCTGAAAAAGTACGCAAACCACTGCGCAACTTCATATCGGGCTCGTGCCCGCGCACCACAGCAGGAAAGCGTCTCAGTGCTCTGGACTTTCAGGCAAGCAATGCAGATCATCTTCGAGCTGTTTACGACATGGGCATCACCATGGTTTCCATAGGCGACCGCAGCCAAGGCAAG GCCAAGAGCCACGAGGAGGGCGAAATGGGATTGCAATTTATGCAGGAGATGCTAGAGCTGACCAAGATGCAAAGCATAAATCAGCTGGCGCAACTGCAG GCCGTGGCTTACGCCACCGACGAGAAGGCTCAGGACTGGATAGCCCTGATGGCCGGGCCATCGCACTTCAGCCCGGAGTTGATTGGCGACCAGTTCGTCGAGGGAGAGGTGCTGCTGGCCAAGCCACTGCGGGCCTGCGATGACAAGCTGGAGAATGCCGACGAGGCAAAGGGAAAGATCTTGGTGGCGGAGCGCGGCGATTGCACGTTCGTGAGCAAGGCGCGACTGGCCCAGAAGGTGGGGGCTGCGGCGCTGATTGTCTGTGATAATGTACCCGGCTCTTCCGGCGAGACGCAGCCGATGTTCGCCATGTCCGGCGACGGCAAGGACGACGTCCTCATTCCGGTCGTCTTCATGTACAGCGTGGAGTATGGCAAGCTGTCGGCGGTGATGCAGCGGCGGAAGCAGCCGCTGGCTGTCCGCGTCATGCAGATGGTGGAGTTCAAACGCTGGCAGCTGGCCAAGGCGCAGCGGCAAAACCAAACCGTGGCGGCAACACAGAAGCCGGACAAGGAGTTGTAG